A window of the Serratia sarumanii genome harbors these coding sequences:
- the smdA gene encoding multidrug efflux ABC transporter permease/ATP-binding subunit SmdA encodes MRLFAQIGWYFRREWRRYLGAVVLLIVIAILQLLPPKLVGIIVDGVTEKQMSTGVLMAWLGLMIGTAIVVYLLRYVWRVLLFGASYQLAVELRENFYRQLSRQNPAFYLRHRTGDLMARATNDVDRVVFAAGEGVLTLVDSLVMGLVVLVVMSTQISWQLTVLGLIPMPLMAIAIKYYGDQLHQRFKSAQAAFSSLNDQAQESMTSIRMIKAFGLEDHQSNRFADVAAQTGAKNMHVARVDARFDPTIYIAIGASNLLAIGGGSWMVVNGSLTLGQLTSFVMYLGLMIWPMLALAWMFNIVERGSAAYSRIRSLLDEAPAVQDGPQALPAGRGVLDVDIRAFHYPENPHPALHDVALTLKPGQMLGLCGPTGAGKSTLLSLIQRQFDVDQGQIRYHGLPLPQVKLDDWRSRLSVVSQTPFLFSDTVANNIALGHPGATQAQIEQAARLASVHEDILRLPQGYDTEVGERGVMLSGGQKQRISIARALLLDAEILILDDALSAVDGRTEHQILHNLRSWGQDRTVIISAHRLSALTEAGEILVMQHGGVAQRGDHAALAAQPGWYRDMYRYQQLEAALDEAPENGEEALADE; translated from the coding sequence GTGAGATTATTTGCTCAAATCGGCTGGTACTTCCGCCGGGAGTGGCGCCGCTACCTCGGGGCGGTGGTGCTGCTGATCGTCATCGCCATCCTGCAACTGTTGCCGCCTAAGCTGGTCGGCATCATCGTGGACGGCGTCACCGAAAAACAAATGTCTACCGGCGTGCTGATGGCCTGGCTCGGGCTGATGATCGGCACCGCGATCGTCGTTTACCTGCTGCGCTATGTGTGGCGGGTATTGCTGTTCGGCGCGTCCTACCAGCTGGCGGTCGAGCTGCGCGAGAACTTTTACCGCCAGCTCAGCCGGCAAAACCCGGCGTTCTACCTGCGCCACCGCACCGGCGATCTGATGGCGCGCGCCACCAACGACGTGGACCGCGTGGTGTTCGCCGCCGGCGAAGGCGTGCTGACGCTGGTGGATTCGCTGGTGATGGGGTTGGTGGTGCTGGTGGTGATGAGCACCCAAATCAGCTGGCAGCTGACGGTGCTGGGGTTGATCCCGATGCCGCTGATGGCGATCGCCATCAAATATTACGGCGACCAGCTGCACCAGCGCTTTAAATCGGCGCAGGCGGCGTTTTCCAGCCTGAACGATCAGGCGCAGGAAAGCATGACCAGCATCCGCATGATCAAGGCCTTTGGGCTGGAAGATCACCAATCCAACCGCTTTGCCGACGTCGCGGCGCAGACCGGCGCCAAGAACATGCACGTGGCGCGGGTGGATGCGCGCTTCGATCCGACCATTTATATCGCCATCGGCGCCTCTAACCTGCTGGCCATCGGCGGCGGCAGCTGGATGGTGGTGAACGGGTCGCTGACGCTCGGGCAACTGACCAGCTTTGTGATGTACCTCGGCCTGATGATCTGGCCAATGCTGGCGCTGGCCTGGATGTTCAACATCGTCGAGCGCGGCAGCGCGGCCTACAGCCGCATCCGCAGCCTGCTCGACGAGGCGCCGGCGGTGCAGGACGGCCCGCAGGCGCTGCCGGCCGGGCGCGGCGTGCTGGACGTGGATATCCGCGCGTTCCACTACCCGGAAAACCCGCACCCGGCGCTGCATGATGTGGCGCTGACGCTGAAACCGGGGCAGATGCTGGGGCTGTGCGGGCCGACCGGCGCCGGCAAATCGACGCTGCTGTCGCTGATCCAGCGCCAGTTCGACGTCGATCAAGGGCAGATCCGCTATCACGGCCTGCCGCTGCCGCAGGTCAAACTCGACGACTGGCGTTCGCGGCTGTCAGTGGTGAGCCAAACGCCGTTCCTGTTCTCCGATACCGTGGCGAACAACATCGCGCTGGGCCATCCGGGGGCGACGCAGGCGCAGATCGAACAAGCGGCGCGGTTGGCCAGCGTCCATGAGGACATTCTGCGGCTGCCGCAGGGCTATGACACCGAAGTGGGCGAACGCGGCGTGATGCTGTCGGGCGGGCAGAAACAGCGAATCTCCATTGCGCGCGCGCTGCTGCTGGATGCGGAGATCCTGATCCTCGACGACGCGCTGTCGGCGGTGGACGGCCGCACCGAACACCAGATCCTGCACAACCTGCGCAGCTGGGGGCAAGATCGCACGGTGATCATCAGCGCGCACCGGCTGTCGGCGTTGACCGAAGCCGGCGAGATCCTGGTGATGCAGCACGGTGGCGTGGCGCAGCGCGGCGATCATGCGGCGCTGGCGGCGCAGCCGGGCTGGTATCGCGATATGTACCGTTATCAGCAGCTGGAAGCGGCGCTGGACGAAGCGCCGGAAAACGGCGAGGAGGCGTTGGCCGATGAATAA
- the tesB gene encoding acyl-CoA thioesterase II, with protein MSQALQNLLDLLDLEKIEEGLFRGQSEDLGLRQVFGGQVVGQALYAAKQTVPDERSVHSFHSYFLRPGDSSKPIVYDVETLRDGNSFSARRVSAIQHGKPIFYMTASFQSPEAGFEHQNLMPDVPPPEGLLSESEIAQKLAHMLPEKVREKFIGQKPIEMRPVKFHNPLKGSVEEPHRYVWFRANGSMPDDQRIHQYLLGYASDFNFLPTALQPHGVGFLEPGMQVATIDHSMWFHRPFRMDDWLLYAVESSSASGARGFVRGQIYTRDGVLVATTVQEGVIRQRDA; from the coding sequence ATGAGCCAGGCATTGCAAAACCTCCTCGATCTGCTGGATCTGGAGAAAATCGAAGAAGGGCTGTTCCGCGGCCAGAGTGAAGATCTGGGGCTGCGCCAGGTGTTCGGTGGGCAAGTGGTCGGCCAGGCGCTGTACGCAGCCAAACAGACGGTGCCGGACGAACGCAGCGTGCATTCGTTCCACAGTTACTTCCTTCGCCCGGGCGACAGCAGCAAGCCTATCGTTTACGACGTGGAAACCCTGCGCGATGGCAACAGCTTCAGCGCGCGCCGCGTCAGCGCCATCCAGCACGGCAAACCTATCTTCTATATGACTGCTTCCTTCCAGAGCCCGGAAGCGGGTTTCGAGCATCAGAACCTGATGCCGGACGTACCGCCGCCGGAAGGGCTGCTGTCCGAGTCAGAGATCGCCCAGAAACTGGCGCATATGCTGCCGGAAAAAGTGCGCGAAAAATTTATCGGCCAGAAGCCGATCGAAATGCGCCCGGTGAAATTCCACAACCCGCTGAAAGGCAGCGTGGAAGAACCGCATCGCTACGTGTGGTTCCGCGCCAACGGCAGCATGCCGGACGATCAGCGCATCCACCAATATCTGCTGGGCTACGCGTCGGACTTTAACTTCCTGCCGACGGCGCTGCAGCCGCACGGCGTCGGCTTCCTCGAGCCGGGCATGCAGGTGGCCACCATTGACCACTCGATGTGGTTCCACCGTCCGTTCCGCATGGATGACTGGCTGCTGTACGCGGTGGAGAGCTCCTCCGCCTCCGGCGCACGGGGCTTTGTGCGCGGCCAGATCTACACCCGCGACGGCGTACTGGTCGCCACCACCGTGCAGGAAGGGGTGATTCGCCAGCGCGACGCCTGA
- a CDS encoding MGMT family protein codes for MQPEDASFSQRVFHIVAAIPFGKVTTYGEVARLAGSPRAARQVGGVLRRLPEGSTLPWHRVINRHGQISQQGEDFQRQRQALLAEGIIFGPHSTVDFDRYGWRW; via the coding sequence ATGCAACCAGAAGACGCCTCTTTCAGCCAGCGGGTTTTCCATATCGTGGCCGCCATCCCGTTCGGCAAAGTCACCACCTACGGCGAAGTCGCCCGGCTGGCCGGCTCGCCGCGCGCCGCGCGTCAGGTCGGGGGCGTGCTGCGGCGTTTGCCGGAAGGCAGCACGCTGCCCTGGCACCGGGTGATCAACCGGCACGGACAGATCTCGCAGCAGGGGGAGGATTTTCAACGGCAACGGCAGGCATTGCTGGCGGAGGGGATTATTTTCGGCCCGCACAGCACGGTCGATTTCGATCGCTACGGCTGGCGCTGGTAA
- the glnK gene encoding P-II family nitrogen regulator, producing MKLVTVVIKPFKLEDVREALSSVGIQGLTVTEVKGFGRQKGHAELYRGAEYNVNFLPKVKIDIAIADDQLDEVVDVISKAAYTGKIGDGKIFVAELQRVIRIRTGETDESAL from the coding sequence ATGAAGCTGGTGACCGTGGTAATCAAACCGTTCAAGCTGGAGGACGTGCGCGAGGCCCTGTCCTCCGTGGGCATTCAGGGGTTGACCGTAACCGAAGTGAAGGGCTTTGGCCGCCAGAAGGGGCACGCCGAGCTGTATCGTGGCGCTGAATATAACGTCAACTTCCTGCCCAAGGTCAAAATCGACATCGCCATCGCCGACGATCAGTTGGATGAAGTGGTTGATGTGATTAGCAAAGCCGCCTATACCGGCAAAATCGGCGACGGCAAAATTTTCGTTGCCGAGTTGCAACGCGTGATCCGCATTCGCACCGGCGAAACCGACGAATCGGCACTGTAA
- the smdB gene encoding multidrug efflux ABC transporter permease/ATP-binding subunit SmdB: MNKVQKLWPTLKRLLAYGSPYRKPLGLAVLMLWIAAAAEVAGPILVSYFIDNYVAKGQLPLTIVGGLAAAYILLELLAAALHYFQALLFNQAAVGVVQRLRTDVMDAALRQPLSAFDTQPVGQLISRVTNDTEVIKDLYVMVVSTVLKSAALIGAMLVAMFSLDWRMALVAVCIFPAVFVVMGIYQYYSTPIVRRVRSYLADINDGFNEVINGMGVIQQFRQQVRFGERMSAASQSHYLARMQTLRLDGFLLRPLLSLFSALVLCGLLMLFGFSGEGVIGVGVLYAFINYLGRLNEPLIELTSQQSILQQAVVAGERIFELMDRSQQSYGADDRPLAGGRIDITDLSFAYRADKKVLQHISLAVPSRGFVALVGHTGSGKSTLANLLMGYYPVSEGEVRLDGRPISSLSHRTLRQGVAMVQQDPVVIADSVLANVTLGRNIEEDAVWRALETVQLADLVRGFPQGIHTRLGEQGNNLSVGQKQLLAMARVLVQAPQILILDEATANIDSGTEQAIQRALRAIREHTTLVVIAHRLSTIVDADSILVLHRGQAVEQGNHQQLLAQQGRYYQMYQLQLAGEQLAEAVREESQPA, from the coding sequence ATGAATAAAGTGCAAAAGCTGTGGCCGACGCTGAAGCGGCTGCTGGCCTACGGTTCGCCGTACCGCAAACCGCTGGGACTGGCGGTGCTGATGCTGTGGATCGCGGCGGCGGCGGAAGTCGCCGGGCCGATCCTGGTGAGCTATTTCATCGATAACTACGTCGCCAAAGGGCAGCTGCCGCTGACGATCGTCGGCGGGCTGGCGGCGGCTTACATTCTGCTGGAGCTGCTGGCGGCGGCGCTGCACTACTTCCAGGCGCTGCTGTTCAACCAGGCTGCGGTGGGGGTGGTCCAGCGGCTGCGTACCGACGTGATGGACGCCGCGCTGCGCCAGCCGCTCAGCGCCTTCGACACCCAGCCGGTCGGGCAATTGATCTCGCGCGTCACCAACGACACCGAGGTGATCAAGGATCTGTACGTGATGGTGGTCTCCACGGTGCTGAAAAGCGCCGCGCTGATCGGCGCCATGCTGGTGGCGATGTTCAGCCTCGACTGGCGCATGGCGCTGGTGGCGGTCTGCATCTTCCCGGCGGTGTTCGTGGTGATGGGCATCTATCAATACTACAGCACGCCGATCGTGCGCCGGGTGCGCAGCTATCTGGCGGACATCAACGACGGTTTCAACGAAGTGATCAACGGCATGGGCGTGATTCAGCAGTTCCGCCAGCAGGTGCGCTTCGGCGAGCGCATGAGCGCCGCCAGCCAGTCGCACTATCTGGCGCGTATGCAGACCCTGCGGCTCGACGGTTTTCTGCTGCGGCCGCTGCTCAGCCTGTTTTCGGCGCTGGTGCTGTGCGGCCTGCTGATGCTGTTCGGCTTCAGCGGCGAAGGCGTGATTGGCGTCGGCGTGCTCTACGCCTTCATCAATTACCTGGGGCGCCTGAACGAACCGCTGATCGAGCTGACTTCGCAGCAGTCGATCCTGCAGCAGGCGGTGGTGGCCGGCGAACGCATCTTCGAGCTGATGGATCGCAGCCAGCAGAGTTACGGCGCCGACGATCGTCCGTTGGCCGGTGGCCGCATCGACATCACCGATCTGAGCTTCGCCTACCGCGCGGACAAAAAGGTGCTGCAGCACATTTCGCTGGCGGTGCCGTCGCGCGGCTTCGTGGCGCTGGTCGGGCATACCGGCAGCGGCAAGAGCACCTTGGCCAACCTGCTGATGGGCTATTACCCGGTCAGCGAAGGGGAAGTGCGCCTCGATGGCCGCCCGATCTCCAGCCTGTCGCACCGCACGCTGCGCCAGGGCGTGGCGATGGTGCAGCAGGATCCGGTGGTGATCGCCGATTCGGTGCTGGCTAACGTCACGCTGGGGCGTAACATCGAGGAAGACGCCGTGTGGCGGGCGCTGGAAACGGTGCAGCTGGCGGATCTGGTGCGCGGCTTCCCGCAGGGCATTCACACCCGGCTGGGGGAGCAGGGCAATAACCTGTCGGTCGGGCAGAAACAGCTGCTGGCGATGGCGCGGGTGTTGGTGCAGGCGCCGCAGATCCTGATCCTCGACGAGGCGACCGCCAATATCGACTCGGGCACCGAACAGGCGATCCAGCGCGCGCTGCGTGCGATCCGCGAGCACACCACGCTGGTGGTGATCGCCCACCGGCTGTCGACCATCGTCGATGCCGATTCCATCCTGGTGCTGCATCGCGGCCAGGCAGTGGAGCAGGGCAATCATCAGCAGCTGCTGGCGCAGCAGGGGCGCTACTACCAGATGTACCAGCTGCAGCTGGCGGGCGAGCAGCTGGCGGAAGCGGTGCGCGAAGAGAGCCAACCCGCCTGA
- a CDS encoding FidL-like protein, whose protein sequence is MEKKLNILSATLVGLCVLTGSVVYSLVRSHHGFGDLSCEANATFNYFNSLDAQAAHDDIQLSLKINYIFLSGDKGVMMLSGLANDGEEKYFVNRRVNFSYVSQGSFYRFHYGEVNYSPRDTLPDEVYTYFFSTESTFYHIRSVDKNTLMFSDAYSPMFLCNIES, encoded by the coding sequence ATGGAAAAAAAGTTAAATATCTTGTCAGCCACGCTGGTCGGCCTGTGCGTGTTGACCGGCAGCGTGGTGTATTCCCTGGTGCGCAGCCATCATGGCTTCGGCGATTTGTCCTGCGAAGCGAACGCCACGTTTAATTATTTCAATTCGCTGGACGCGCAGGCGGCGCACGATGATATCCAGCTGTCGCTAAAAATAAACTACATCTTTTTGTCCGGCGATAAGGGCGTGATGATGCTGTCGGGCCTGGCCAACGATGGCGAAGAGAAGTATTTCGTCAACCGACGGGTTAACTTCAGCTACGTCTCGCAAGGCAGTTTTTATCGCTTCCACTATGGCGAGGTGAATTATTCGCCGCGTGATACCTTGCCGGACGAGGTGTATACTTACTTTTTCAGCACTGAATCGACGTTTTATCATATTCGCAGCGTGGATAAGAATACGTTGATGTTTAGCGATGCTTACTCGCCGATGTTTTTATGCAATATTGAATCCTGA
- a CDS encoding winged helix-turn-helix domain-containing protein translates to MIYIIDKDITFNTENGSLKSIKKGREVFLSSVNSRVFKCLLEHGHEAVSRETLLQQVWSDHGLSASSATLNQYISLTRRALTSVGFNERLIVTLSKKGYRLNRIISIERLRIDLPEPPHAADVPATSPASAAASKNTHHYFFILLRSLSIVVPLSFLALCFIYYKHHRDSEKKQVLSYVGTVNGCPIYYAGHFLENHQDDYLQFLIRKDLYGQRCRPGEIIITKVNRSHNASEDSGRQFIAKCTKDSAAVLHNCESEYIRAWKKS, encoded by the coding sequence ATGATTTATATCATTGATAAAGATATTACATTTAACACTGAAAACGGTTCATTGAAGAGTATAAAGAAGGGACGGGAAGTTTTCTTATCCAGCGTCAATTCGAGAGTATTCAAATGCTTGCTCGAGCATGGCCACGAGGCGGTAAGCCGGGAAACGCTGTTGCAACAGGTTTGGAGCGATCACGGCTTGAGCGCTTCTTCCGCGACGTTAAATCAATATATCAGCCTGACGCGGCGGGCCTTGACGTCTGTCGGTTTCAACGAGCGCCTGATCGTTACCCTCTCTAAAAAGGGGTATAGACTCAATAGAATAATATCGATAGAGCGGCTGCGGATTGATTTGCCTGAGCCTCCCCACGCCGCGGACGTTCCCGCTACATCGCCCGCATCCGCCGCGGCGTCAAAAAATACCCACCATTATTTTTTTATTCTGCTGCGCAGCTTATCGATCGTCGTGCCATTATCTTTTCTGGCGCTGTGCTTCATCTATTACAAACATCATCGCGACAGTGAAAAGAAGCAGGTATTGTCTTACGTCGGTACGGTGAACGGCTGCCCGATCTACTATGCCGGCCATTTTTTGGAGAATCATCAGGACGACTATTTGCAGTTCTTGATCCGTAAGGATCTTTATGGCCAGCGTTGCCGCCCCGGTGAGATTATCATCACCAAGGTTAACCGTTCTCATAATGCCAGTGAAGACAGCGGACGCCAGTTTATCGCCAAATGCACGAAGGACAGTGCGGCCGTTTTGCATAATTGTGAGAGCGAGTACATCCGGGCATGGAAAAAAAGTTAA
- a CDS encoding type II secretion system protein N: MSKRLTDLLILLFCLINLAFMLQLGWRMVAGDGTPVEPSRENARGPVRHSVFPQEDDIGKIHDAHWFGRYQAAKNGEKAHGYKVGEWAIGAELLANAPEAAALGKIAGLLFSDNAKKSLVIVEHGGKQTGYGVGDRLAGSNAVIVRIVKNKILLDENGYYATLTFKE, translated from the coding sequence GTGAGCAAGCGGTTGACAGACCTTCTTATTCTACTTTTCTGCCTGATAAATCTGGCATTCATGCTCCAGCTGGGATGGCGAATGGTGGCCGGGGATGGCACGCCCGTTGAGCCGAGCCGTGAAAACGCGCGCGGGCCGGTGCGTCATAGTGTCTTTCCTCAGGAAGATGACATCGGAAAAATTCATGACGCGCACTGGTTTGGCCGCTATCAAGCGGCGAAAAACGGCGAAAAGGCGCACGGGTATAAAGTCGGCGAATGGGCGATCGGTGCCGAGCTGCTGGCTAACGCGCCGGAAGCCGCAGCGCTCGGCAAGATAGCCGGCCTGCTGTTCAGCGACAACGCCAAAAAAAGCCTGGTCATCGTCGAGCATGGCGGCAAGCAAACCGGTTATGGCGTTGGCGACCGTCTGGCCGGCAGCAATGCCGTTATCGTGCGGATAGTGAAAAATAAAATACTGCTCGATGAAAACGGCTATTACGCCACGCTGACGTTTAAAGAGTAG
- the amtB gene encoding ammonium transporter AmtB, whose translation MKRLLSMLGLSSVTLVPSLALAAPAVADKADNAFMMICTALVLFMTLPGIALFYGGLLRGKNVLSMLTQVTVTFALVCVLWVLYGYSLAFSEGNAVFGGFETAMLKGIGIDSVTGSISQMIHVAFQASFACITVALVVGGFAERIRFSAVLIFAILWFTLSYLPIAHMVWGGGYLAADGALDFAGGTVVHINAASAGLIGAYLIGKRAGFGKEAFKPHNLPMVFTGASILYIGWFGFNAGSASAANGIAALAFLNTVVATAGAILSWTFAEWVLRGKPSLLGACSGMIAGLVAVTPAAGTVGVGGALIIGLVGGVAGLWGVVTLKKWLKVDDTCDVFGVHGVCGIVGCLLTGVFTASSLGGTGYAEGVTMGHQVWIQLVSVLITLVWSSVAAFIAFKIAGAMVGLRVPEEQEREGLDVNSHGESAYNQ comes from the coding sequence ATGAAAAGACTGTTATCCATGTTGGGCCTGAGTTCGGTAACCCTGGTTCCTTCTTTGGCCCTGGCCGCTCCGGCGGTCGCTGATAAGGCCGACAACGCCTTTATGATGATCTGCACCGCGTTGGTGCTGTTCATGACGCTGCCCGGCATCGCGCTGTTTTACGGCGGCCTGCTGCGCGGCAAAAACGTGCTGTCGATGCTGACGCAGGTCACCGTCACCTTCGCGCTGGTTTGCGTGCTGTGGGTGCTGTATGGCTACAGCCTGGCGTTCAGCGAGGGCAATGCGGTGTTCGGCGGGTTCGAGACGGCGATGCTGAAAGGCATCGGCATCGACAGCGTCACCGGCAGCATCAGCCAGATGATCCACGTCGCCTTCCAGGCCTCCTTCGCCTGTATCACCGTGGCGCTGGTGGTGGGCGGCTTCGCCGAACGCATTCGCTTCTCGGCGGTGCTGATCTTCGCGATCCTGTGGTTCACGTTGTCTTACCTGCCGATCGCGCACATGGTGTGGGGCGGCGGCTACCTGGCCGCCGACGGCGCATTGGACTTCGCCGGCGGCACCGTGGTGCACATCAACGCCGCCAGCGCCGGGTTGATCGGCGCCTACCTGATCGGCAAGCGCGCCGGCTTCGGTAAAGAGGCCTTCAAACCGCACAACCTGCCGATGGTGTTTACCGGGGCGTCGATCCTGTATATCGGCTGGTTCGGCTTTAACGCCGGCTCCGCCAGCGCGGCCAACGGCATTGCGGCCCTGGCATTCCTCAACACCGTGGTTGCCACCGCGGGCGCCATTCTCTCCTGGACCTTCGCCGAATGGGTGCTGCGTGGCAAGCCTTCGCTGCTGGGCGCCTGCTCCGGCATGATCGCCGGGTTGGTTGCGGTGACGCCGGCGGCGGGCACCGTGGGCGTGGGCGGGGCGTTGATCATCGGCCTGGTGGGCGGCGTCGCCGGTCTGTGGGGCGTCGTAACGCTGAAAAAATGGCTGAAAGTGGACGACACCTGCGACGTATTCGGCGTGCACGGGGTGTGCGGCATCGTCGGCTGCCTGCTGACCGGCGTGTTCACCGCCTCTTCACTGGGCGGCACCGGCTACGCCGAAGGCGTGACGATGGGCCACCAGGTCTGGATCCAGCTGGTGAGCGTGCTGATCACGCTGGTGTGGTCGAGCGTCGCCGCCTTTATCGCCTTCAAGATCGCGGGCGCCATGGTGGGGCTGAGAGTGCCGGAAGAGCAGGAACGCGAAGGGCTGGATGTCAACAGCCACGGCGAGAGCGCCTACAACCAATAA
- a CDS encoding winged helix-turn-helix domain-containing protein: protein MDIHNIALNETLLENELVILNNNEKTLLFKKENVLIEMTELQRRFMLCLLSGIYKKNDIIRAVWFCNHETISDNNYYQMIFQCRSLLSRHGIPGEVIKTIPRFGVMLSFQACERAAANLQGECPSPSANKRRRTWLDAVNYKVALIITLLFSVAMVVGISA from the coding sequence ATGGACATACATAACATTGCCCTGAACGAGACTCTGTTGGAAAATGAGTTGGTGATATTAAACAACAATGAAAAAACGCTGTTGTTTAAAAAAGAGAATGTGCTCATTGAAATGACCGAATTACAGCGGCGCTTCATGCTGTGCCTGTTGAGCGGTATTTATAAGAAGAACGACATTATTCGCGCGGTCTGGTTTTGCAATCATGAGACCATCAGCGACAACAATTATTATCAGATGATATTCCAATGCCGTTCTTTGCTCTCACGCCACGGTATTCCCGGCGAGGTGATCAAGACCATTCCCCGATTTGGCGTGATGCTGAGCTTTCAGGCCTGCGAGCGCGCGGCCGCTAATTTGCAGGGGGAATGCCCGTCGCCATCGGCTAATAAGCGCCGGCGAACGTGGTTGGACGCCGTGAATTATAAAGTGGCCCTGATCATCACGCTGCTGTTTTCTGTCGCGATGGTGGTCGGTATTTCCGCTTAG
- a CDS encoding YbaY family lipoprotein, with product MKLWQIVGGAAALTITLAGCAQKSADVPTQAAGNPAAAQTQIQGPAVTGSVNIRQRIALPPDAVLTVTLSDASLADAPSKVIAQRAVRTEGQQAPFSFTLPYNPSDIQPNARIILSAAVTVNGRLMFITDTIQEVVNRNGTRADLLLVPVQGVPIQAAPTAMQ from the coding sequence ATGAAACTCTGGCAAATCGTAGGCGGTGCCGCGGCACTGACGATCACGCTGGCGGGATGCGCGCAAAAGAGTGCTGATGTGCCTACCCAGGCGGCCGGTAACCCGGCGGCTGCGCAAACGCAGATTCAGGGCCCGGCGGTGACAGGTTCGGTTAATATACGTCAGCGCATTGCGCTGCCGCCGGACGCCGTACTGACGGTCACCCTCTCTGATGCCTCGCTGGCAGATGCGCCGTCCAAAGTGATTGCACAGCGCGCGGTTCGTACTGAAGGGCAGCAGGCGCCATTCAGCTTTACGCTGCCGTACAACCCGTCCGACATCCAACCGAATGCGCGTATCATTCTGAGCGCGGCGGTGACGGTCAACGGGCGACTGATGTTTATTACCGACACCATCCAGGAAGTGGTTAACCGCAACGGCACCCGTGCCGATCTGCTGCTGGTTCCGGTTCAGGGTGTGCCGATTCAGGCTGCGCCAACCGCCATGCAGTAA